From the genome of Rhodovastum atsumiense, one region includes:
- a CDS encoding RES family NAD+ phosphorylase: MTTDGFSAAPVPSYRLVPSRFPPIGLFDTVATAADLAAVLDLVGWTNDRLVAERVRRLPESDWVYSRPNSSIIMAAFLHVAPSGMRFNGADLGAWYAAASLPTAVIEVGHHLRREAAATSVASLKRVYREYTANIDGSYLDIRGQQAARPDIYTPDTYAASQPFGEAIRASGGNGIIYDSIRHAGGVNVVAYRTRTINHVTQCSHYEITVTAASSTINVHLIKGTT; encoded by the coding sequence GTGACAACCGACGGTTTTTCGGCAGCCCCGGTCCCGTCTTACCGGCTGGTGCCGTCCAGGTTCCCGCCGATCGGCCTCTTCGACACCGTCGCGACGGCGGCCGACCTGGCGGCCGTGCTGGACCTCGTGGGGTGGACGAACGACCGCCTCGTGGCTGAACGCGTCCGGCGGTTGCCTGAGAGCGACTGGGTCTACAGCCGCCCGAACTCCAGCATCATCATGGCGGCCTTCCTCCACGTGGCTCCCAGCGGGATGCGGTTCAACGGAGCGGACCTGGGCGCCTGGTACGCGGCGGCGTCTCTGCCAACGGCGGTCATCGAGGTGGGGCATCATCTGCGCCGGGAAGCTGCGGCAACCAGCGTTGCCAGCCTCAAACGGGTGTACCGCGAGTACACAGCCAACATCGACGGGTCCTATCTGGACATACGGGGACAACAAGCCGCCCGGCCAGATATTTACACACCGGACACCTACGCCGCCTCGCAGCCGTTCGGCGAAGCGATCCGGGCATCGGGCGGCAACGGCATCATCTACGATAGTATCCGCCACGCAGGCGGCGTGAACGTCGTCGCCTACCGCACCAGGACCATCAATCACGTCACCCAGTGCAGCCATTACGAAATCACGGTGACCGCGGCTTCATCGACCATCAATGTCCATCTCATCAAAGGCACCACCTGA
- a CDS encoding type II toxin-antitoxin system HipA family toxin, translating to MPARVTLQIHLDNHWQDAATVEFAADAAGHRGATTLDYDTGYCFTHDPGMTGRVRGNAALSVRLPLSIEWRKLGHWPPFLMDLLPQGHARKVLADALRISPDSNACELPLLLRAGGGPIGNIRVKQAWDAEQARIAGMRQPGLTLEDVFALDERFLELAKEFAAIAAGSSGVQGAWPKVLLTQARDGLWYPDPLVPDDQARDHAIVKWPGDRHEATRLILAAEPPYLELARAFGLRCARPLTHRGNVLLIPRFDRRVEDGRVIRLGQESLVAAAGIAAFGHEAAHEDYLAVIREVCTDPATEVTEYVLRDLLNLALGNPDNHGRNTALQKDTDGTIRLTPLYDFCPMRLDATGVRRSTTWACMKAPGGPSRDLTPDWNTVCEVATAGVMDASQLRRTLAAKADILRALPDRARALGLDPQVIQRAMGRCPEMADAVAGLAHGAPHAAL from the coding sequence ATGCCCGCCAGGGTGACATTGCAGATCCACCTCGACAACCACTGGCAGGACGCCGCCACGGTCGAGTTCGCCGCCGATGCGGCCGGGCACCGGGGCGCCACCACGCTCGACTACGACACCGGCTACTGCTTCACTCACGACCCCGGCATGACCGGCAGGGTGCGCGGCAACGCCGCCTTGAGCGTGCGCCTGCCGCTCAGCATCGAATGGCGGAAACTCGGCCACTGGCCCCCCTTCCTGATGGACCTGCTGCCGCAAGGTCACGCCCGCAAGGTGCTCGCCGACGCCCTGCGCATCAGCCCGGACTCCAACGCCTGTGAGCTGCCCTTGCTGCTGCGCGCCGGCGGCGGCCCGATCGGCAACATTCGCGTCAAGCAGGCCTGGGACGCCGAACAGGCCCGTATCGCCGGCATGCGCCAGCCCGGCCTGACGCTGGAGGACGTATTCGCCCTCGACGAACGTTTCCTCGAACTGGCGAAGGAGTTCGCCGCCATCGCCGCCGGCTCCTCGGGGGTCCAGGGCGCCTGGCCGAAGGTGCTGCTGACGCAGGCGCGGGACGGCCTCTGGTATCCCGATCCCCTGGTGCCGGACGACCAGGCCCGCGACCACGCCATCGTCAAGTGGCCCGGTGACAGGCACGAGGCCACGCGCCTGATCCTCGCCGCCGAGCCCCCCTACCTGGAACTCGCCCGCGCCTTCGGCCTGCGCTGTGCCAGGCCCCTCACCCACCGGGGCAACGTCCTGCTCATCCCCCGTTTTGACCGCCGCGTCGAGGACGGCCGGGTCATCCGCCTCGGCCAGGAGAGCCTCGTCGCCGCCGCCGGGATCGCCGCCTTCGGCCACGAGGCGGCGCACGAGGACTACCTCGCCGTCATCCGGGAGGTCTGCACCGACCCGGCCACCGAGGTGACCGAGTACGTGTTGCGCGATCTGCTCAACCTCGCCCTCGGCAACCCCGACAACCACGGCCGCAACACCGCCCTGCAGAAGGACACCGATGGCACCATCCGGCTGACGCCGCTCTACGATTTCTGCCCGATGCGCCTCGATGCCACCGGCGTGCGGCGCTCCACCACCTGGGCCTGCATGAAGGCGCCAGGAGGCCCGAGCCGCGACCTGACGCCCGACTGGAACACCGTCTGCGAAGTCGCCACCGCAGGCGTCATGGACGCGAGCCAGCTCAGGCGCACCCTCGCCGCGAAGGCCGACATCCTCCGCGCCTTGCCCGATCGCGCCCGCGCGCTTGGCCTCGACCCGCAGGTGATCCAGCGGGCGATGGGGCGCTGCCCCGAGATGGCTGACGCCGTCGCCGGTCTCGCGCATGGAGCCCCCCATGCCGCGCTTTAG
- a CDS encoding helix-turn-helix domain-containing protein, producing MPRFRPPSPEEIRERRRALHEDIEAGGLPVADAVRRMREALGMTQADFARAFRLTERQVWEIEAGKANPTLATLNRIGKPFGFQAGLVLLHPRRHDSTG from the coding sequence ATGCCGCGCTTTAGGCCACCCTCTCCGGAGGAAATCCGCGAACGCCGCCGCGCGCTCCATGAGGACATCGAAGCCGGCGGCCTGCCGGTCGCCGATGCCGTCCGCCGGATGCGCGAAGCCCTCGGCATGACCCAGGCCGACTTCGCCCGCGCCTTCAGGCTGACCGAGCGCCAGGTCTGGGAGATCGAAGCCGGCAAGGCCAACCCGACCCTGGCAACGTTGAACCGGATCGGCAAGCCCTTCGGCTTCCAGGCCGGTCTCGTCCTGCTCCATCCCCGACGACACGACTCCACCGGCTGA
- a CDS encoding type IV secretion system DNA-binding domain-containing protein: MNQQAQHIADDVSRGVGLLHLRLRIQLQSLIRIVLISLAGFAVTPLLTIWALAEKHAIAGATWWKIAAILCESNACQRPLHPMGDPRIWPAGSIISNHWFTAQATAITDLFWRGVMYGVLVTPILTLCLYLGVRAIGSAARDPYLLRGRSLTSDKRLADDLIRRRAASDLAIGTIPLVLGKETQHILMAGTVGAGKTQAMYRLLDQIRARGDIAIIYDIAGAYIPSFYRPELGDRILNPLDRRSASWSPWAEINNPAAADRLAASLIPSPSGPNQFFSDAARAIFSTGLRLLQEAQPRTVLELFRLLVVAPREEKQRSFAGTEIARFYDPEAGRTAAAIDVTAANYIRSLRFLRADAGSNDFSLSDFIRSADQATAANTAQPWLFISSRRREHDALRPLITCLLDSAIAAALSLPENLNRRIWIFLDELDSLQQLPSLAAALQEGRKYGICIVAGLQDLQQLMDVWGKERGEAILSLFNTAAIFRLNSNFSAEYMSRLLGEAERERTEESARYGAHMSYESLNLGTRRDVERVVLPTDIMTLADLHCYVRLPGAYPVARTRLPDPGKTARPKRHAPFEEADLSGSVSAHLRAAASLPADAASASTTQAVPGPQEPPTPDQPARDRPPEQALTFAPAQDGLESFPQL; the protein is encoded by the coding sequence ATGAACCAGCAGGCTCAGCACATCGCCGACGACGTCTCCCGCGGCGTCGGCCTCCTGCACCTGCGCCTGCGGATCCAGCTGCAGAGCCTCATCCGGATCGTACTGATCTCCCTGGCCGGCTTCGCGGTGACGCCGTTGCTCACCATCTGGGCCCTGGCCGAAAAGCACGCCATCGCTGGAGCCACCTGGTGGAAGATCGCCGCCATTCTCTGCGAGAGCAATGCCTGCCAGCGCCCCTTGCATCCAATGGGAGATCCACGGATCTGGCCCGCCGGGTCAATCATCTCCAACCATTGGTTTACCGCCCAGGCCACCGCGATCACCGACCTGTTCTGGCGCGGTGTCATGTACGGCGTCCTCGTCACCCCGATCCTGACCCTGTGCCTCTATCTTGGCGTCCGCGCCATCGGCAGCGCGGCCCGTGATCCCTACCTCCTGCGTGGCCGCAGCCTCACCTCCGACAAGCGCCTGGCCGATGACCTGATCCGCCGCCGCGCCGCCAGCGACCTTGCCATCGGCACCATCCCCCTCGTCCTCGGCAAGGAAACCCAGCACATCCTGATGGCCGGCACGGTCGGTGCCGGCAAAACCCAGGCCATGTACCGCTTGCTCGACCAGATCCGTGCCCGCGGCGACATCGCCATCATCTACGACATCGCCGGTGCCTACATCCCGAGCTTCTACCGCCCCGAGCTTGGCGACCGGATCCTCAATCCGCTCGACCGCCGCTCCGCGTCCTGGTCGCCCTGGGCCGAGATCAACAACCCCGCCGCCGCCGATCGCCTTGCCGCGTCCCTCATCCCCTCGCCGTCCGGTCCCAACCAGTTCTTCTCCGACGCGGCCCGCGCCATCTTCTCCACCGGCTTGCGTCTGCTCCAGGAGGCGCAGCCGCGCACCGTCCTTGAGCTGTTCCGTCTGCTGGTGGTCGCCCCCCGCGAGGAAAAGCAGCGGAGCTTCGCCGGCACCGAGATCGCCAGGTTCTACGACCCGGAGGCAGGCCGCACTGCCGCCGCCATCGACGTCACCGCCGCCAATTACATCCGCAGCCTGCGCTTCCTCCGGGCCGATGCCGGCAGCAATGATTTCAGCCTCTCCGACTTCATCCGGTCGGCCGACCAGGCGACCGCTGCCAACACCGCCCAACCGTGGCTGTTCATCAGCTCCCGCCGGCGGGAGCATGATGCCTTGCGGCCGCTCATCACCTGCCTGCTGGACTCCGCGATTGCCGCGGCCCTGTCGTTGCCGGAGAACCTGAACCGCCGGATCTGGATCTTCCTCGACGAGTTGGACAGCCTGCAGCAGCTGCCCAGCCTCGCGGCCGCCCTGCAGGAAGGCCGCAAATACGGCATCTGCATCGTCGCCGGGCTGCAGGACCTGCAGCAGCTGATGGACGTCTGGGGCAAGGAGCGCGGCGAGGCGATCCTCTCGTTGTTCAACACCGCTGCCATCTTCCGGCTCAACTCCAACTTCAGCGCCGAGTACATGTCCAGGCTGCTCGGCGAGGCCGAGCGGGAGCGCACCGAGGAGTCGGCCCGCTACGGTGCGCACATGAGCTACGAATCGCTGAACCTGGGCACCCGGCGAGATGTCGAGCGGGTGGTGCTGCCCACCGACATTATGACGCTGGCGGACCTGCACTGCTATGTGCGCCTGCCGGGTGCCTACCCGGTGGCCCGGACCCGCCTGCCCGACCCCGGCAAGACCGCCCGGCCGAAGCGGCATGCGCCCTTTGAGGAAGCGGATCTGTCCGGGTCGGTCTCGGCCCATTTGCGGGCGGCCGCCTCGCTCCCGGCCGACGCTGCGTCAGCGTCCACCACGCAGGCTGTCCCCGGGCCGCAGGAGCCACCCACGCCGGACCAGCCAGCAAGGGATCGCCCCCCTGAGCAGGCGCTGACCTTTGCGCCCGCGCAGGACGGGCTCGAGTCCTTCCCACAGCTTTGA
- a CDS encoding antitoxin Xre/MbcA/ParS toxin-binding domain-containing protein has protein sequence MPRAASSVGTIPPSSGTAPAELSYLDVFRPPQERISMIRHGLWATEAKRILAERAIGQGAVLKALNMSAATFNKKVKQDLPLSRDEGERVLGIARLRGQFQAMMEDSGNPEGFDAAAWLSRWLTEPLPSLGGIRPVDLMDTMEGQAVVATALAQIQAGAYA, from the coding sequence ATGCCACGCGCTGCCTCCTCGGTCGGGACCATCCCCCCTTCCTCGGGCACCGCACCCGCCGAGCTCTCCTACCTCGACGTGTTCCGCCCCCCCCAGGAGCGCATCTCCATGATCCGCCATGGCCTCTGGGCCACCGAGGCGAAGCGCATTCTCGCCGAACGCGCCATCGGCCAGGGCGCCGTCTTGAAGGCCCTGAACATGTCGGCCGCCACCTTCAACAAAAAGGTAAAGCAGGATCTGCCGCTCTCGCGTGATGAAGGCGAACGGGTCCTCGGCATCGCCCGCCTGCGTGGCCAGTTCCAGGCCATGATGGAGGACTCCGGCAACCCCGAGGGCTTCGACGCCGCCGCCTGGTTGTCGCGCTGGCTCACCGAGCCCCTGCCCAGCCTCGGCGGCATCCGCCCGGTCGACCTGATGGACACCATGGAAGGCCAGGCCGTCGTCGCCACCGCCCTTGCTCAGATCCAGGCCGGCGCCTACGCGTGA
- the vapC gene encoding type II toxin-antitoxin system tRNA(fMet)-specific endonuclease VapC, whose product MLRYMLDTNLCIRVLRDRPPQLRPRFNAEAAALSISTVVLTELFYGAEKSIRPIENRQAVLDFATRLEVLPFDDTAAAHAAEIRATLERQGQMIGAYDVLIAGHARSRGLIVVTGNLDEFRRVEGLRSEDWLIA is encoded by the coding sequence GTGCTACGCTACATGCTTGACACCAATCTCTGCATCCGTGTGCTGCGCGACCGGCCGCCGCAGTTGCGCCCGCGCTTCAACGCCGAGGCGGCGGCGCTGTCGATCTCTACCGTGGTGCTGACCGAGTTATTCTACGGCGCCGAGAAGTCGATACGGCCGATCGAAAACCGCCAGGCGGTCCTCGACTTCGCCACCCGCCTGGAGGTGCTCCCTTTCGATGACACCGCTGCTGCCCACGCCGCCGAGATCCGCGCTACCCTCGAGCGGCAGGGGCAGATGATCGGCGCCTATGACGTGCTCATCGCCGGCCATGCCCGCAGCCGTGGCCTGATCGTCGTCACCGGCAATCTCGACGAATTCCGCCGCGTCGAGGGCCTGCGCAGCGAGGACTGGTTGATCGCCTGA
- the mobF gene encoding MobF family relaxase has protein sequence MLSAAAIKSANQAASYFAKDNYYTAEAEGPSAWWGAGATAAGFSGGVDAARFEAALRGELPDSTRLGTERNGEWQHKPGWDLTWSAPKSVSLLALVGGDTRLITAHDNAVRAAMAHIEATQVHTRIRQGGDVALTQTNNLTAALFRHDVNRNQEPQLHTHAVVLNATRTEDGQWRSIESKPMLKAIKASGEFYRVHLAAEIRRLGYDIVPGKDGTFEIAGIGQETLDRFSSRSAQVEARLEDKGLTRATASTGQKMDAALRSRRAKEPVDRAVLTAAWQARLGEDLRALASLVRTATRHEQSYTRFAWSQQRAAREAVETATSALSEREQAFSHDRLMQAASRFALGRATPDAVERAVAHLVTAGALVPRDVTEPSPQIRADTVRPGYTTPAAIRTELKLFDLLDHAKGAARPFLSANAAQAAVRAAEERSAAMGHSWNEAQRAAATGILRSRDRVVVLQGAAGTAKTSTVLATVAAAASAAGHTVRALAPSASAAQTLGKALHLEGQTVHRFLSDLARDGSSPGLLDRLAGGHEVWIVDEMSLLGTGKTVELLQAAKEQRARVILTGDRLQLGSVEAGQAFTQAQERGLETFRLDEIVRQQTADGRAAVKAIIARDAATAFQALERDGGRIVEEATANDRIMMMARHYAGLSPAERANTLLIDPSREGSEAIKGTVRTLLRMQGELAGPAAQGTRLLDAGLANAEKRSAVSYTVGQVIRTAKGLDTEDGRLDPGEYAVISAIDTRQDRLALRTGDGRALTLATRGIGPRHLDVFQPAQGDLQVGDRIRWNRNDTRLGLARGDFGTITAIDGNQATIGFEKGHELRLDVTEPRHQHYDYAYAVTAYSAQGMTKDWVLHAESWRVNLINWRSMYVGISRGTTSGTIITDDRALLEEAIGVRAGEKSLAIDPDLITRVRDATQEAVSNATRSQIVVEVERPHADEALHQRAARALMARIKGHQSTASPETSKSNGHELNINSE, from the coding sequence ATGCTCTCCGCCGCCGCCATCAAGAGCGCCAACCAGGCTGCCAGCTACTTCGCCAAGGACAACTACTATACCGCCGAGGCCGAGGGCCCGAGCGCCTGGTGGGGCGCCGGCGCCACCGCGGCGGGCTTCTCCGGCGGCGTCGACGCTGCGCGGTTCGAGGCCGCCCTGCGCGGCGAACTGCCGGACAGCACCCGGCTCGGCACCGAGCGGAACGGTGAATGGCAGCACAAGCCCGGTTGGGACCTCACCTGGTCGGCCCCGAAATCGGTCTCCCTCCTCGCCCTGGTCGGGGGCGACACCCGGCTGATCACGGCACACGACAACGCCGTGCGAGCGGCGATGGCGCATATCGAGGCCACTCAGGTCCATACCCGCATCCGCCAGGGCGGGGACGTTGCGCTCACCCAGACCAACAACCTCACCGCCGCCCTGTTCCGCCACGACGTCAACCGCAACCAGGAGCCGCAACTCCACACCCATGCCGTCGTGCTCAACGCTACCCGTACCGAGGACGGGCAGTGGCGCAGCATCGAGAGCAAGCCGATGCTCAAGGCGATCAAGGCCAGCGGGGAATTCTACCGGGTCCATCTCGCCGCCGAAATCCGCCGGCTCGGCTATGACATCGTGCCCGGCAAGGACGGCACCTTCGAGATCGCCGGTATCGGCCAGGAGACCCTCGACCGTTTCTCTTCCCGCTCCGCCCAGGTCGAGGCACGCCTCGAGGACAAGGGGCTGACCCGGGCCACCGCGTCGACCGGGCAGAAGATGGATGCCGCCCTGCGGAGCCGCCGCGCCAAGGAGCCGGTCGACCGCGCCGTGCTGACGGCCGCGTGGCAGGCCCGCCTCGGCGAGGACCTGCGGGCGCTGGCCTCCCTGGTGCGAACCGCCACGCGGCACGAACAGTCCTATACGCGGTTCGCCTGGTCGCAGCAGAGGGCCGCCCGGGAGGCGGTTGAAACAGCCACTTCCGCCCTCTCGGAACGGGAGCAGGCCTTCTCGCATGACCGGCTCATGCAGGCGGCCAGCCGCTTCGCGCTCGGTCGTGCCACGCCGGATGCTGTCGAGCGGGCGGTCGCTCACCTGGTCACGGCCGGCGCCCTGGTCCCGCGTGACGTCACCGAGCCCTCGCCGCAGATCCGGGCCGACACCGTACGTCCCGGCTACACGACCCCCGCCGCCATCCGCACCGAGCTCAAGCTGTTCGACCTGCTTGACCACGCCAAGGGCGCGGCACGGCCATTCCTCTCCGCCAACGCCGCCCAGGCTGCTGTCCGTGCCGCGGAGGAGCGCTCCGCGGCCATGGGGCACAGCTGGAATGAGGCCCAGCGCGCCGCCGCCACCGGCATTCTCAGGTCACGCGACCGGGTCGTCGTGCTGCAAGGCGCGGCCGGCACCGCCAAGACCTCCACCGTGCTTGCCACCGTCGCCGCCGCTGCCAGCGCCGCGGGCCACACCGTGCGGGCCCTCGCGCCGTCCGCCTCCGCCGCCCAGACGCTCGGCAAGGCCCTCCATCTGGAAGGGCAGACCGTGCACCGCTTCCTGTCTGACCTGGCGCGGGACGGCTCCTCTCCGGGCCTGCTCGACCGCCTGGCCGGTGGCCACGAGGTGTGGATCGTCGACGAGATGAGCCTGCTTGGCACCGGAAAAACGGTGGAACTGCTGCAGGCGGCGAAAGAGCAGCGCGCCAGGGTCATCCTCACCGGCGACCGGCTCCAGCTCGGCAGCGTCGAGGCCGGCCAGGCCTTCACGCAGGCGCAGGAGCGGGGCCTGGAGACTTTCCGTCTCGATGAGATCGTCCGCCAGCAAACCGCCGACGGTCGCGCCGCGGTCAAGGCCATCATCGCCCGCGATGCCGCCACCGCCTTCCAGGCGTTGGAACGCGATGGCGGCCGGATCGTCGAAGAGGCCACCGCCAACGACCGGATCATGATGATGGCCCGGCACTATGCCGGCCTCTCTCCGGCGGAGCGGGCCAATACCCTCCTGATCGACCCCAGCCGGGAGGGCAGCGAGGCGATCAAAGGCACGGTCCGCACCTTGCTGCGGATGCAGGGCGAGTTGGCCGGGCCGGCGGCGCAGGGGACCCGCCTGCTCGATGCGGGGCTTGCCAACGCGGAGAAACGGTCCGCCGTTTCCTACACGGTCGGCCAGGTGATCCGCACGGCCAAGGGCCTCGACACCGAGGACGGACGGCTGGACCCGGGCGAATATGCCGTCATCAGCGCGATCGACACCCGCCAGGATCGCCTGGCCCTTCGCACCGGGGATGGCCGGGCTCTCACCTTGGCCACCCGCGGCATCGGCCCGCGCCACCTGGATGTCTTCCAGCCGGCGCAAGGTGACCTGCAGGTCGGCGACCGCATCCGCTGGAACCGCAATGACACCCGGCTCGGGTTGGCGCGCGGTGACTTTGGAACCATCACCGCCATTGATGGCAACCAGGCGACTATTGGCTTCGAGAAGGGACACGAGCTGCGGCTCGACGTCACCGAGCCTCGTCACCAGCACTACGACTATGCCTATGCCGTGACTGCCTACAGCGCGCAGGGCATGACCAAGGATTGGGTGCTGCACGCGGAATCCTGGCGGGTGAACCTGATCAACTGGCGCAGCATGTACGTTGGCATCTCACGCGGCACGACCAGCGGCACCATCATCACGGATGACCGCGCCCTGCTGGAGGAGGCCATCGGTGTTCGTGCCGGCGAGAAGAGTCTAGCCATTGACCCCGACCTGATCACCCGCGTCCGCGACGCCACGCAGGAGGCCGTCAGCAATGCCACGCGCAGCCAGATTGTCGTCGAGGTCGAACGGCCCCACGCGGACGAGGCGCTTCATCAGCGTGCCGCCCGCGCCCTCATGGCCAGGATCAAGGGCCACCAATCCACCGCATCACCTGAAACGTCGAAATCAAACGGCCATGAATTAAATATTAATTCAGAATGA
- a CDS encoding amidoligase family protein — protein MHLMLSSPGDFADPPMRENAAGQLRSVGVEVEFGALTARQAAAVLAEGLGGIVAEEDAHALLVEGTVLGTLTVEMDTRYVHPQRHPGTRWGRLGVTWAAWLGTAVHAFVPRELVTRPMPIDQLPLVDRAVEVLRRAGAREVGPVAYGLHFNPEPPRLDAETITAILKAFVLLNDWLRRESRPRRLPFGRGFPADYVRRVAAADYWPGLDNLMRDYLAANPTRDRDLDLLPLFLCFDERGVRARLPNEKISKRPVLHYRLPTARVSQPGWSIAPDWNRWVAVERLAADRPRLERLAAGYLAAAQRPPDWADISARLAFEE, from the coding sequence ATGCACCTGATGCTCTCGTCACCGGGCGATTTCGCCGATCCGCCGATGCGGGAGAACGCGGCCGGGCAGTTGCGCAGCGTTGGCGTCGAAGTGGAGTTCGGCGCACTGACGGCACGGCAGGCCGCGGCAGTGCTCGCGGAAGGGCTTGGTGGGATTGTCGCCGAAGAGGACGCGCATGCGCTGCTCGTCGAAGGGACGGTGCTGGGGACGCTGACGGTTGAGATGGATACGCGGTACGTCCATCCGCAGCGCCATCCGGGAACGCGCTGGGGACGGCTCGGCGTCACCTGGGCGGCCTGGCTGGGAACAGCGGTGCACGCCTTCGTGCCACGGGAACTTGTGACTCGGCCGATGCCGATCGACCAGTTGCCGCTGGTCGATCGTGCCGTGGAGGTGCTGCGCCGGGCGGGAGCGCGGGAAGTGGGGCCCGTCGCATATGGACTCCACTTCAACCCCGAGCCGCCACGGCTGGACGCGGAGACGATCACGGCGATCCTGAAGGCGTTCGTGCTGCTCAACGACTGGCTGCGCCGCGAGAGCAGGCCACGTCGGCTTCCTTTCGGGCGTGGCTTTCCGGCGGATTATGTCCGACGGGTAGCGGCGGCGGATTACTGGCCGGGTCTCGACAACCTGATGCGCGACTACCTGGCGGCGAACCCCACACGGGACCGCGATCTCGATCTCCTGCCGCTGTTCCTCTGTTTCGACGAGCGAGGGGTGCGCGCACGCCTTCCGAATGAGAAGATCAGCAAGCGGCCCGTCCTACACTATCGCCTTCCGACTGCACGGGTGAGCCAGCCTGGCTGGAGCATCGCGCCGGATTGGAACCGCTGGGTAGCGGTGGAGCGGTTAGCGGCGGACCGCCCGCGGCTCGAGCGTCTCGCCGCGGGCTATTTGGCGGCGGCACAAAGACCGCCGGACTGGGCGGACATCTCGGCGCGGCTGGCGTTCGAGGAATAG
- a CDS encoding RES family NAD+ phosphorylase: MTRTVWRIATDAPGYEADDLTGAGAKTTGGRWNEAGLPVVYASESRALAWLETIVHLNADGLPLNRYLVAVTIPDDVWAAAQRESLTSLPVSWDAEPAGQASMTFGSTWLRASNTALLLVSSAIAPEETNILINPRLATNAGIGARKLRKWLYAPRLAART; this comes from the coding sequence GTGACCCGGACCGTCTGGCGCATCGCCACCGACGCGCCCGGCTATGAGGCCGACGACCTCACCGGTGCCGGTGCCAAGACCACCGGCGGCCGCTGGAATGAGGCGGGCCTGCCCGTCGTGTACGCCTCCGAAAGCCGGGCGCTCGCCTGGCTGGAAACGATTGTTCACCTGAACGCCGACGGCCTGCCGCTCAACCGCTACCTTGTCGCCGTGACGATCCCCGACGACGTCTGGGCTGCCGCGCAACGCGAAAGCCTCACCAGCCTGCCGGTCAGTTGGGATGCCGAGCCGGCGGGACAGGCCAGCATGACCTTCGGCTCCACCTGGCTCCGCGCCAGCAACACCGCGCTCCTGCTTGTGTCGTCGGCGATCGCTCCAGAAGAAACCAACATCCTCATCAATCCGCGCCTCGCTACCAACGCCGGGATCGGCGCGCGCAAGCTGCGCAAGTGGCTCTACGCCCCCCGCCTGGCTGCCCGCACATAG
- the vapB gene encoding type II toxin-antitoxin system VapB family antitoxin, protein MARTILFQNNRTQAVRLPKDVAFPPGVREVAVLRDGTRRIIVPAGALWDDFFDAPGIDLGERIQPPAQAREIF, encoded by the coding sequence ATGGCACGCACCATCCTCTTCCAGAACAACCGCACTCAGGCGGTTCGCCTGCCCAAGGACGTCGCCTTCCCGCCCGGCGTGCGCGAGGTCGCAGTGCTGCGCGATGGCACACGCCGGATCATCGTCCCCGCCGGCGCGCTTTGGGATGACTTCTTCGACGCTCCTGGCATCGACCTTGGCGAGCGCATCCAGCCCCCCGCCCAGGCACGGGAGATATTCTGA
- a CDS encoding MbcA/ParS/Xre antitoxin family protein, translating into MSNFGLYPILDKTEDEVPHAAQVAPPVPDGRRILDVSRFEPTIRRRMSAPGMRTFLAIADLWGLSEEQRRLVLGLPARSTFHNWARTAREHGELTLDLDVLIRISAVLGIHQGLMILHETEREGVEWLRRPHGAAVFGGKPPLDLVTCGTQDGLMAVRRFLDAARGGIYMEPNETDRDFRPYTDADIVFR; encoded by the coding sequence ATGTCCAATTTTGGACTATATCCCATTTTGGACAAAACGGAGGATGAAGTGCCGCACGCTGCGCAAGTTGCTCCGCCTGTCCCGGATGGCAGGCGGATCCTGGACGTCAGCCGCTTTGAGCCGACCATCCGGCGCCGGATGAGCGCGCCTGGAATGAGGACCTTCCTGGCCATTGCTGACTTATGGGGGCTGTCCGAGGAGCAGCGACGCCTCGTCCTGGGGCTGCCAGCGCGTTCAACCTTCCACAACTGGGCCAGGACGGCGCGCGAGCACGGTGAGCTGACGCTTGACCTGGACGTCCTCATTCGGATTTCCGCCGTTCTCGGCATCCACCAAGGATTGATGATCCTGCACGAGACCGAGCGAGAGGGAGTGGAGTGGTTGCGGCGCCCCCATGGAGCGGCCGTGTTCGGCGGAAAGCCACCCCTGGATTTGGTCACGTGCGGCACCCAGGACGGCCTGATGGCCGTCCGGCGATTCCTGGATGCGGCAAGGGGTGGGATCTACATGGAGCCGAACGAAACCGACCGGGACTTCCGCCCCTACACCGACGCAGACATCGTCTTCAGGTGA